The following proteins are encoded in a genomic region of Pelodictyon phaeoclathratiforme BU-1:
- the ilvD gene encoding dihydroxy-acid dehydratase, with protein sequence MRSDTIKTGFEKAPHRSLLKATGSIVSNNDFKKPFIGICNSYNELIPGHSHLQELGRIAKEEVRKAGGVPFEFNTIGVCDGIAMGHIGMRYSLASRELIADSVETVAQAHCLDGLVCIPNCDKITPGMMMAALRINIPVIFVSGGPMKAGHTPSGQTVDLISVFEAVGQFSAGKIGNEELESIEESACPGCGSCSGMFTANSMNCLSEALGFALPGNGTILAIDPRRNELVREASRRIIDLVKKDIKPRDILSRNALLNAFALDFAMGGSTNTILHTLAIANEAELDFNFSELNALSAKTPYICKVSPATMAVHIEDVDRAGGVSAILHELSRIDGLLDLSTLTVTGKTLGENIADAEILDYTVIRSIDEPYSATGGLAVLFGNLAPQGAVVKTGAVAPEMMKHTGPAKIYDCQDDAIKGIMGDDVKAGDVVVIRYEGPKGGPGMPEMLSPTSAIMGRGLGESVALITDGRFSGGSRGACIGHISPEAAERGPIAALHNGDLITIDIPSRSISVNLTEETINERLAALKPFEPKIKKGYLARYAQMVTSANTGAILKNPVSCEPK encoded by the coding sequence ATGAGATCTGATACCATAAAAACAGGGTTTGAAAAAGCGCCGCACCGCAGTCTTCTTAAAGCTACCGGTTCTATTGTCTCAAATAATGACTTTAAAAAACCCTTTATCGGGATCTGTAACTCCTATAACGAACTCATCCCGGGCCACTCCCACCTGCAGGAGCTGGGTCGCATCGCAAAAGAGGAGGTTCGTAAAGCAGGAGGAGTGCCTTTCGAGTTCAATACCATCGGGGTATGCGACGGCATTGCAATGGGCCATATCGGTATGCGCTACTCGCTTGCAAGCCGTGAACTGATAGCCGACAGTGTCGAAACCGTTGCACAAGCCCACTGCCTCGACGGGCTTGTCTGTATTCCAAACTGCGACAAAATCACTCCTGGCATGATGATGGCCGCGCTGCGCATCAACATCCCGGTTATCTTTGTCTCCGGCGGCCCCATGAAAGCCGGCCACACCCCTTCAGGTCAAACGGTTGACCTGATCTCGGTCTTTGAAGCTGTCGGCCAGTTCAGCGCCGGTAAAATCGGCAACGAAGAACTTGAATCCATTGAAGAGAGCGCCTGCCCGGGTTGCGGCTCCTGTTCGGGCATGTTCACCGCAAACTCAATGAACTGCCTCAGTGAAGCGCTTGGCTTTGCCCTGCCCGGCAATGGCACCATCCTCGCCATTGATCCACGGCGCAACGAGCTGGTCAGAGAGGCCTCCCGCCGCATTATTGATCTCGTTAAAAAAGATATCAAGCCACGCGATATTCTCTCGCGCAACGCCCTGCTCAACGCTTTTGCCCTTGATTTCGCAATGGGAGGCAGCACCAACACCATCCTGCATACACTCGCCATTGCAAACGAAGCTGAGCTCGATTTTAATTTTTCTGAGTTGAACGCCCTTTCAGCCAAAACACCCTATATCTGCAAGGTCAGCCCTGCAACAATGGCTGTCCATATCGAAGATGTAGACCGGGCAGGTGGTGTATCGGCTATCCTTCATGAGCTCAGCAGAATTGACGGACTGCTTGACCTCTCCACCTTAACCGTAACCGGCAAAACACTTGGCGAAAACATCGCCGACGCAGAGATTCTTGACTACACCGTCATCAGAAGTATTGACGAACCCTACTCCGCAACGGGCGGCCTTGCCGTTCTTTTCGGAAACCTTGCTCCGCAGGGAGCCGTGGTCAAAACCGGTGCAGTAGCCCCTGAGATGATGAAGCATACCGGTCCGGCGAAAATCTATGACTGCCAGGACGACGCCATCAAAGGCATTATGGGTGATGATGTCAAGGCCGGAGATGTGGTCGTGATCCGCTATGAAGGCCCTAAAGGAGGTCCCGGAATGCCGGAAATGCTCTCTCCCACCAGCGCCATCATGGGCCGCGGGCTTGGAGAGTCGGTTGCACTCATTACCGACGGACGCTTCTCAGGAGGATCAAGAGGAGCCTGTATAGGCCATATTTCTCCCGAAGCTGCCGAGCGCGGCCCGATTGCCGCTTTGCATAACGGTGACTTAATCACCATTGATATTCCGTCAAGGAGCATCTCGGTCAATCTGACCGAAGAAACGATCAATGAGCGGCTGGCAGCGCTAAAGCCGTTTGAACCAAAAATAAAAAAAGGATATCTGGCCAGATATGCACAAATGGTCACCTCTGCCAATACCGGAGCAATCCTGAAAAATCCTGTTTCCTGTGAACCTAAATAA
- a CDS encoding PAS domain S-box protein, with the protein MCTTNSLPESKLANDPVFALLESLPEEALLIDPNGIILTANTLFAARFSISAEECIGSVVYDLIATILQIPEQAFHYKEKIGEVLRLGKRMVFEDGKGNLNWKFTINPVLSPEGTITRLFITIADISRQKQKETRFNECKVKFNQALEAARAGVWEWDLTTNDNIWSDEIWPLYGLEPTNNNPSFHLWASVIHPEDRDSVISAVTEAAKCDAELNIEYRVCYPDGSMHWLMSRGKPLHDLNGRTVRYIGTIIDITKRKEFQERLLAANERMHFILAATSSGTWEHDITTNTNIWSDEIWSLYGLKPNSVELNYESWINTIIPEERERVRQATIDAVNKGCEFICSWRIPGADGAVRWLMSKGTPVKDSEGKIVRYAGIMIDITDQKQRDDALKESENRFRMVFEKHSSIMLVIEPDTGRIIDVNQAAVNFYKWPTETLKQMTIRQITTEPFESRQNQTHQIADGSIRDVEVYSCLIPFGEKEILYAIMNDITERKKVEQALAVSEKMFRSITEQISEIVFITDQSGITTYVSPAVETISGYKADEVIGHRFVEFMAEEDIERAISSFQNGLMMQVDEVLEFRYRKKDRSLFYAEIHVQFYKHEGFIGYIGLIRDITERKKYEQELIESRQLLKSIYNQVNYAIFVVDILTDGTYRYNSINPLSEQISGVTSNELAGKTPEQFFPPPIAKSVTQHYNDCIRENKIIHYEESMMFHGKSSLWETVLNPVRNENGAIFRIIGTSVDITERRQIEEQRAELSVQLQQSQKMEMVGRLAGGIAHDFNNMLTVILGHSEMAMETSDPTLKTYAQFVAIHQAATHSANLTRQLLAFARKQVVSPKIVELNTAITEMLPMLRRLIGENIMLTWIPECKNCYIKIDPSQIDQILVNLCINARDAITGNGRITIDNRCVTLPEIPCETDKTACHSADYVSLSVHDDGCGIEPNDLQHIFEPFFTTKESGKGTGLGLSTVYGIVKQNNGNIECRSEQGKGTTITIQLPKHMVQAITNPDRDQKQLLKKGHQTILLVEDEPGILKLCKLILEQNGYNVLAFERAADAIRMEKNYPGTIDLLVTDVIMPEMNGAELSKKLLAARPGLNVLFISGYTADIIPQNTIVDSQLNFIQKPFNPKTLTTIIYNILNPKLHKTPVME; encoded by the coding sequence ATGTGCACAACAAATTCCCTTCCGGAGAGCAAGCTGGCCAACGATCCGGTTTTTGCATTGCTGGAGTCCCTTCCTGAAGAAGCTCTTCTCATCGACCCAAACGGCATAATTCTTACTGCCAACACCCTGTTTGCCGCACGTTTCAGCATCTCTGCAGAGGAGTGCATCGGCTCTGTAGTCTATGATTTGATTGCAACCATACTGCAAATTCCAGAACAGGCGTTTCACTACAAAGAAAAGATTGGAGAGGTACTTCGCCTGGGCAAACGAATGGTTTTTGAAGATGGAAAAGGGAATTTGAATTGGAAATTTACCATTAATCCCGTCTTGTCACCGGAAGGGACGATCACTCGATTGTTCATCACCATTGCAGATATCTCCCGGCAAAAACAGAAGGAGACAAGGTTCAATGAATGCAAGGTAAAGTTTAACCAGGCCCTTGAAGCTGCACGAGCGGGCGTCTGGGAATGGGACTTGACAACGAACGATAATATCTGGTCGGACGAAATATGGCCGTTATACGGGCTGGAGCCAACCAATAATAATCCCTCCTTCCATCTCTGGGCAAGTGTCATTCATCCTGAAGATCGTGACTCTGTCATAAGCGCTGTTACTGAAGCCGCAAAATGTGACGCCGAGCTGAACATTGAATATCGCGTCTGTTATCCCGACGGCTCCATGCACTGGCTGATGTCCCGAGGCAAACCCTTGCATGACCTCAACGGCAGGACAGTGCGCTACATCGGAACGATTATTGATATCACCAAACGCAAGGAGTTTCAGGAGAGGCTTCTTGCCGCCAATGAGCGAATGCATTTTATTCTGGCCGCGACCAGTTCCGGTACCTGGGAACATGATATAACCACAAATACCAATATCTGGTCAGATGAAATATGGAGTCTCTACGGGCTTAAACCAAACAGTGTTGAACTGAACTATGAAAGCTGGATAAACACCATTATCCCGGAAGAGAGGGAACGAGTGAGACAAGCCACCATTGATGCCGTAAATAAGGGTTGCGAGTTCATTTGTTCCTGGCGTATTCCCGGAGCTGATGGAGCAGTACGATGGCTCATGTCGAAAGGAACTCCGGTAAAAGATTCCGAAGGAAAAATAGTTCGGTATGCCGGTATCATGATTGACATCACTGATCAAAAACAGAGGGATGATGCACTCAAAGAGAGCGAAAATCGCTTCAGGATGGTGTTTGAAAAGCATTCATCGATCATGCTCGTTATTGAGCCCGATACGGGCAGAATCATAGACGTGAATCAAGCGGCTGTCAACTTTTACAAGTGGCCAACTGAAACGCTCAAACAGATGACCATCCGGCAGATCACTACAGAGCCGTTTGAGAGCAGACAGAACCAGACCCATCAGATAGCCGATGGCTCAATACGTGATGTTGAAGTGTACAGTTGCTTGATTCCATTTGGTGAAAAGGAAATACTCTATGCCATCATGAACGACATCACGGAGCGCAAAAAGGTTGAACAGGCGCTAGCCGTAAGTGAAAAAATGTTTCGTTCCATTACCGAACAAATTTCCGAGATCGTTTTTATTACGGATCAAAGTGGAATTACAACCTATGTCTCACCTGCTGTTGAAACAATTTCCGGCTATAAAGCTGATGAGGTGATTGGTCATCGCTTTGTCGAGTTTATGGCTGAAGAGGACATTGAGAGGGCGATCAGCTCGTTTCAGAATGGGTTGATGATGCAGGTGGATGAAGTGCTCGAATTCCGCTACAGAAAAAAAGATCGCTCTCTCTTTTACGCAGAAATTCATGTGCAATTTTATAAGCATGAAGGATTTATCGGATATATCGGATTGATACGCGACATTACAGAACGAAAAAAATATGAGCAGGAGTTAATCGAAAGCAGACAGCTTCTCAAGAGTATCTATAATCAGGTCAATTACGCCATTTTTGTTGTCGACATTTTAACGGATGGCACTTACCGCTATAACTCCATTAACCCGCTCAGTGAGCAAATATCGGGCGTCACAAGTAATGAACTCGCCGGAAAAACACCTGAGCAATTCTTTCCTCCCCCTATTGCCAAATCGGTTACTCAGCACTATAACGACTGTATCCGTGAAAACAAGATCATTCACTATGAAGAGTCCATGATGTTTCATGGCAAAAGCTCTTTATGGGAGACCGTGCTGAACCCTGTTCGTAATGAAAACGGAGCTATTTTCAGAATTATCGGCACCAGCGTAGATATCACGGAACGCCGCCAAATCGAAGAGCAGAGAGCGGAACTTTCCGTTCAACTTCAACAGTCACAGAAAATGGAGATGGTCGGACGACTGGCTGGAGGTATCGCTCATGATTTCAATAATATGCTGACGGTTATTCTTGGTCATTCAGAAATGGCCATGGAAACGAGTGACCCCACACTGAAAACCTATGCCCAGTTTGTTGCTATCCACCAGGCGGCAACCCACTCTGCAAATCTGACCCGGCAACTGCTTGCTTTTGCCCGAAAACAGGTTGTCTCTCCAAAAATTGTTGAACTGAACACGGCGATTACAGAGATGCTTCCCATGTTGAGGCGTCTCATCGGTGAAAATATCATGCTGACCTGGATTCCGGAATGCAAAAATTGCTATATCAAAATTGATCCATCACAGATCGACCAGATTCTTGTCAATCTCTGTATCAATGCACGTGACGCTATAACTGGCAATGGCAGAATCACTATCGATAACCGTTGTGTCACTCTGCCTGAAATCCCCTGTGAAACCGATAAAACTGCGTGTCACTCCGCAGACTATGTCTCACTTTCTGTACATGATGATGGATGTGGTATTGAACCAAACGATCTTCAACATATTTTTGAGCCCTTTTTCACCACAAAAGAGAGTGGAAAAGGCACTGGACTCGGTCTTTCAACCGTCTATGGCATTGTCAAACAAAACAACGGCAATATTGAATGCCGAAGTGAACAGGGAAAAGGCACAACCATAACGATTCAACTGCCCAAGCATATGGTACAGGCCATAACGAATCCAGATAGAGATCAGAAGCAACTACTCAAGAAAGGGCATCAGACAATCCTGCTTGTCGAGGATGAACCTGGCATTCTCAAACTCTGCAAACTCATCCTTGAACAGAACGGTTATAACGTGCTGGCCTTTGAACGAGCCGCAGACGCCATTAGAATGGAAAAAAATTACCCTGGAACGATCGACCTTTTAGTGACCGATGTCATCATGCCGGAAATGAATGGAGCCGAGCTTTCGAAAAAGCTGCTTGCCGCACGCCCCGGACTTAATGTGCTCTTTATCTCAGGTTACACTGCTGACATTATTCCCCAAAATACAATAGTTGACAGTCAGCTAAACTTTATTCAAAAACCGTTTAACCCCAAAACGCTGACGACAATCATCTATAATATCCTCAATCCGAAGTTGCATAAGACACCGGTAATGGAATAA
- the ilvB gene encoding biosynthetic-type acetolactate synthase large subunit, which yields MQASGQTLNGSEIFFECLRRENVEYIFGYPGGSLLKVYETLYDIEDIKHILVRHEQGATHMAEGYARATGKPGVVLVTSGPGATNTVTGIANAYMDSSPMVVFTGQVPSSLIGNDAFQEADIVGITRPITKHNFLVKDVRELAITIRKAFFLATNGRPGPVLVDMPKDILNASCLFQWPETVDIRGFKPTLKCHINQIQKAAHKIANAKRPLLYIGGGVISAEASEELRAFAIQQNIPVTMTLQGLGSFPGNHPLSMGMLGMHGTYWANRAVNACDLLIAVGARFDDRVTGKVDTFAPQAYKIHNDIDPTNVDKNVKVDLPIVGDAKHFLSSLIEEMPDTVEERTAWLAQIHEWQEMCPLTYKSDDNELRTEFVIDEVSKQTQGNAVVVTDVGQHQMWTSQFYTFINPRSIITSGGLGTMGYGLPAAIGAAYGITDRPVVLFSGDGGFMMNVQELVTAVHGKVPIKIFLINNSFLGMVRQWQELFHQEKYSFTDIGDSNPDFVKVAEAFGCKAIMADNPDRAREAIKEALAWNEGPVLVDFRVFKKDMVFPMVPAGGSISDMLLERLNPKTMV from the coding sequence ATGCAAGCATCAGGCCAAACACTCAATGGCTCAGAAATATTTTTCGAATGTCTGCGACGTGAAAACGTTGAATATATTTTCGGCTATCCGGGCGGATCTCTGCTGAAAGTTTACGAGACACTCTATGATATCGAAGACATCAAGCACATTCTGGTCCGTCATGAACAGGGCGCAACCCACATGGCCGAGGGATATGCCCGCGCCACGGGAAAGCCCGGTGTTGTTCTTGTCACCTCCGGCCCCGGAGCAACAAACACCGTCACCGGAATTGCCAACGCCTATATGGACTCCTCTCCAATGGTGGTCTTTACCGGACAGGTTCCCAGCTCACTGATTGGCAACGACGCCTTTCAGGAGGCTGATATTGTGGGCATCACCCGACCGATAACCAAGCACAACTTCCTTGTCAAGGATGTCAGGGAGCTTGCCATAACCATCCGAAAAGCCTTTTTCCTTGCAACAAACGGCAGGCCAGGACCGGTTCTTGTTGATATGCCAAAAGACATCCTGAATGCATCATGCCTCTTTCAGTGGCCTGAAACGGTTGATATCCGAGGCTTCAAACCAACCCTCAAATGCCACATCAACCAGATTCAAAAGGCGGCGCATAAAATTGCCAATGCAAAACGCCCCCTTCTTTACATCGGTGGCGGGGTTATCAGTGCGGAAGCATCCGAAGAGCTCCGCGCCTTTGCCATACAGCAGAATATACCGGTCACCATGACCCTTCAGGGGCTTGGTTCCTTTCCCGGAAACCATCCACTCAGCATGGGGATGCTCGGCATGCACGGCACCTACTGGGCAAACCGTGCGGTCAATGCCTGTGATCTCCTGATTGCTGTTGGTGCACGCTTCGACGACCGGGTCACCGGCAAAGTAGATACCTTTGCACCACAGGCATACAAGATCCATAATGACATCGACCCCACCAACGTTGACAAAAACGTCAAGGTTGACCTGCCCATTGTTGGTGACGCAAAACACTTTCTCTCTTCACTCATCGAAGAGATGCCCGACACGGTCGAAGAGCGCACAGCATGGCTTGCCCAAATCCATGAGTGGCAGGAGATGTGCCCGCTGACCTACAAAAGCGATGACAACGAGCTCAGAACCGAATTTGTTATTGACGAAGTTTCAAAACAAACCCAGGGCAACGCCGTAGTAGTCACCGATGTAGGCCAGCATCAGATGTGGACTTCGCAGTTCTATACCTTCATCAATCCACGATCGATCATCACCAGCGGTGGACTCGGCACCATGGGCTACGGCTTGCCTGCTGCCATCGGAGCCGCCTACGGCATTACGGATCGCCCGGTTGTTCTCTTCAGCGGAGATGGAGGCTTTATGATGAATGTCCAGGAGCTTGTTACAGCGGTACATGGTAAAGTCCCGATAAAGATCTTCCTGATCAACAACAGCTTTCTCGGTATGGTCCGCCAGTGGCAAGAGCTTTTCCACCAGGAAAAATACTCCTTTACCGATATTGGCGACAGCAACCCCGACTTTGTCAAGGTTGCTGAAGCATTCGGCTGCAAGGCCATCATGGCCGACAATCCTGATCGTGCCAGAGAGGCGATCAAGGAGGCGCTTGCCTGGAACGAAGGGCCGGTTCTTGTTGATTTCAGGGTTTTCAAAAAAGATATGGTCTTCCCTATGGTTCCCGCCGGAGGCTCAATTTCAGATATGCTCCTGGAACGGTTGAATCCAAAAACAATGGTCTGA
- the ilvC gene encoding ketol-acid reductoisomerase, whose amino-acid sequence MNVYYEQDADLGYLQGKNIAVLGYGSQGHAHALNLKESGLNVCVGLRPESASCAKAREAGLEVNTVAEATKWADIVMVLLPDQNQKAVYDAEIAPNLVAGNTLAFGHGFNIHYKQIIPAESINVIMIAPKSPGHLVRRTFTEGNGVPCLIAVHQDATGEAKQQALAWAKALGGTKAGVIETSIKNETETDLFGEQAVLCGGSAELIKAGFETLVEAGYPEELAYFECMHELKLIVDLYYEGGLSRMNYSVSDTAEYGGMTRGPRLITPAVKAEMKKILEEVQDGRFAKEFIDECNGGYKNLNKLREENSGHAIEKVGAKLRDMMSWLIKK is encoded by the coding sequence ATGAACGTTTACTATGAGCAGGATGCCGATCTCGGTTATCTTCAGGGAAAGAATATTGCAGTACTCGGTTATGGCAGTCAGGGTCATGCCCATGCCCTGAACCTCAAGGAGAGCGGCCTGAACGTCTGCGTCGGCCTTCGCCCCGAAAGCGCATCGTGCGCAAAAGCACGGGAAGCAGGCCTCGAAGTCAACACCGTTGCTGAAGCAACAAAATGGGCCGATATTGTGATGGTGCTTCTCCCCGACCAGAACCAGAAAGCGGTCTACGACGCAGAAATTGCTCCGAACCTTGTTGCCGGAAATACCCTTGCTTTTGGTCACGGCTTCAATATTCACTACAAACAGATTATTCCGGCAGAGTCAATCAACGTTATCATGATTGCGCCGAAAAGCCCCGGCCACCTTGTACGCCGTACCTTTACCGAAGGCAACGGTGTCCCCTGCCTTATCGCAGTGCATCAGGATGCTACCGGAGAGGCCAAACAGCAGGCGCTTGCATGGGCAAAAGCTCTTGGCGGAACCAAGGCTGGCGTTATTGAAACCTCCATCAAGAATGAGACTGAAACCGATCTTTTCGGTGAGCAGGCTGTGCTGTGCGGCGGTTCTGCCGAACTGATCAAAGCCGGTTTTGAAACCCTTGTTGAAGCAGGATACCCGGAAGAGCTTGCCTACTTCGAATGTATGCATGAGCTGAAACTGATTGTGGATCTCTATTATGAAGGCGGCCTTTCAAGAATGAACTACTCCGTCAGCGATACCGCTGAGTACGGCGGCATGACCCGCGGACCACGCCTTATCACTCCTGCGGTGAAGGCAGAGATGAAAAAAATTCTTGAAGAGGTACAGGATGGCCGTTTTGCCAAAGAGTTTATCGATGAATGCAACGGTGGCTACAAAAACCTGAACAAACTCAGAGAGGAAAACAGTGGTCATGCCATTGAAAAGGTAGGCGCAAAACTTCGCGACATGATGAGCTGGCTGATCAAAAAATAA
- the ilvN gene encoding acetolactate synthase small subunit — translation MKHIISVLVENKFGSLNRVAAMFSARGFNLESISIGETEDTEISRMTIVTRGEDQIVSQVLKQLNRLVDTIKVTDLTRQPHVERELLLMTLKLSKTVQHEIFELINVFKGKVVDIKQKSITIEVIGSPDKINTTIDIFKPYGIKELARSGAVAIHRGE, via the coding sequence ATGAAACACATCATATCAGTACTGGTTGAAAACAAGTTTGGCTCTCTTAACCGGGTTGCCGCCATGTTCAGCGCCCGGGGGTTCAACCTTGAGAGCATCTCCATTGGAGAAACCGAGGATACGGAAATCTCACGCATGACCATTGTAACGAGAGGGGAAGACCAAATCGTCAGTCAGGTGCTCAAACAGTTGAACCGGCTGGTCGATACCATCAAGGTTACCGATCTCACCCGGCAGCCGCATGTTGAACGGGAGCTGCTCCTGATGACCCTGAAGCTCAGCAAGACGGTACAGCATGAGATTTTTGAGCTTATCAATGTTTTTAAAGGAAAAGTCGTGGATATAAAACAAAAATCCATTACTATTGAGGTCATCGGATCTCCGGACAAGATCAACACAACTATCGATATCTTCAAGCCGTACGGCATAAAAGAGCTTGCCCGTTCTGGCGCGGTAGCAATACACCGGGGAGAGTAA
- the leuB gene encoding 3-isopropylmalate dehydrogenase, with protein sequence MYKIVSIPGDGIGPEVVAGAVSVLEQLSRKHGFEIVIEEHPFGGASWELHGEMLTQATLDACRNCDAVLLGAVGGPKWESLPHEHKPEAALLKIRKELQLFANLRPAKVYDALIDASSLKADVVRGTDFLVFRELTGGIYFGQPRGFDENRGWNTMVYERYEVERIARLAFETARKRKGKVVSIDKANVLEVSQLWRNVVHELHKEFADVELSDMYVDNAAMQIVRNPKQFDVIVTSNLFGDILSDIAGMITGSLGMLPSASIGTKYALYEPIHGSAPDIASQNKANPIATIASVAMMFEHSFKVPEIAREIEQAIESALASGCRTADIANTGDRVISTTEMTEAIVRHLGA encoded by the coding sequence ATGTACAAGATTGTCTCAATACCAGGTGACGGTATAGGCCCGGAAGTGGTTGCAGGAGCTGTTTCAGTACTGGAGCAGCTCTCCAGAAAACATGGCTTTGAAATTGTGATTGAAGAGCACCCCTTTGGCGGCGCCTCCTGGGAACTGCATGGAGAGATGCTCACCCAGGCAACGCTTGATGCCTGCCGGAACTGCGATGCCGTACTGCTTGGAGCCGTTGGCGGCCCCAAATGGGAGAGCCTGCCACACGAACACAAGCCGGAAGCTGCGCTGCTCAAAATCCGAAAAGAGCTTCAACTCTTTGCCAACCTCAGACCGGCAAAAGTCTACGACGCACTGATCGACGCATCCTCACTCAAAGCAGATGTGGTTCGTGGCACCGATTTCCTTGTTTTCAGAGAACTTACCGGCGGCATCTATTTCGGCCAGCCACGCGGCTTCGATGAAAACCGGGGCTGGAACACCATGGTCTATGAACGCTATGAAGTTGAGCGCATCGCCCGTCTGGCCTTTGAAACAGCCCGGAAACGGAAGGGCAAGGTCGTCTCGATCGACAAGGCAAATGTACTTGAAGTATCACAGCTCTGGAGAAATGTGGTGCATGAACTGCACAAGGAGTTTGCCGATGTGGAGCTGAGCGACATGTATGTAGACAACGCTGCAATGCAGATTGTCCGCAATCCGAAACAGTTTGATGTGATTGTAACAAGCAACCTCTTTGGTGACATTTTGAGCGACATTGCAGGCATGATTACCGGCAGTCTCGGTATGCTCCCTTCTGCAAGCATCGGTACAAAATATGCCCTCTACGAACCAATCCACGGAAGTGCACCGGACATTGCCAGCCAGAACAAGGCCAACCCGATAGCCACCATAGCATCGGTAGCCATGATGTTCGAACACAGCTTCAAAGTTCCGGAGATTGCCCGTGAGATCGAGCAGGCAATTGAGTCCGCCCTTGCCTCCGGCTGCCGGACAGCAGACATAGCCAATACAGGTGACAGGGTGATTTCAACAACAGAGATGACAGAAGCAATTGTCAGGCACCTCGGCGCCTGA